A genome region from Chelonia mydas isolate rCheMyd1 chromosome 12, rCheMyd1.pri.v2, whole genome shotgun sequence includes the following:
- the LRP3 gene encoding low-density lipoprotein receptor-related protein 3 isoform X3 — MHLPRWVHGDICVNLFLTGKIESAVTSLAACSGKLEQHTERRGVIYSPSWPLNYPPAINCSWYIQGDHGDMITISFKNFDLEDSQKCAVDWLMIGPSSKREEYRVCGSSIPPSFISARDHVWIFFHSDTLSSGQAQGFRLSYIRGKIGQTICQSDEFHCVNGKCIPNTWKCNSMDECGDNSDERNCTIPPTEPQSSICPSGTFQCSIAHSTKCLINELRCNSVKDCSDGSDEANCPDLSCGKRLGNFYGSFASPDLFRADHSRTDLRCTWYVDTQDNRHVLLQLDLQLGYNDYVKVYDGIGERGDKLMQTLSYHNNRHLVSVESSKGQLTISYHARSKSTGHGFNATYQVKGYCLPWEHPCGSDEECFTDKQHCDGWWHCPNGKDEENCPACQKNEYPCEGNSGLCYSILDRCNNQKNCPDGSDEKNCFTCQPGNFHCGTNLCIFETWRCDGQEDCQDGSDEHNCLVIVPRKVITAALIGSLVCGLLLVIALGCAFKLYSLRTREYRAFETQMTRLEAEFVRREAPPSYGQLIAQGLIPPVEDFPVYNASQASVLQNIRTAMRRQMRRHSSRRNSSRRRLGRLWNRLFHRPRVRGQIPLLTPAHTSQTTLGDGIINHTEGNIQNPSPSPEGPNSEAETYGQARGLQEAGSSILQPETEATEPSPSSVLSNTCMAAQAEPETGHSDKSSGAEETSSTELKQTKRVDSGKAFRDPLSESVTETLRGGSVSRRTVAENSNLNRSHLLSEEPCRLPLKKWESNYSDSPMNVCIQVDGQQRCCPHSYREEPLGIHAACCHSVEVPMLESSTPLSEINTSDDESLLVC; from the exons TTTTAAGAACTTTGACTTGGAGGACTCTCAGAAATGTGCAGTAGACTGGCTGATGATTGGCCCCTCTTCCAAGAGGGAAGAGTACAGAGTGTGTGGATCCTCCATACCACCCTCCTTTATCTCTGCACGGGATCATGTCTGGATATTTTTCCACTCAGACACATTGAGTTCGGGACAGGCTCAGGGATTTCGCCTTTCCTACATCAGAG gAAAAATAGGCCAGACTATTTGCCAGTCTGATGAATTCCATTGTGTAAACGGCAAGTGCATTCCCAACACTTGGAAGTGTAATTCCATGGATGAGTGTGGGGATAACTCGGATGAGAGAAACTGCACCATCCCTCCAACAGAGCCTCAGTCTAGCATTTGTCCCTCAGGAACATTCCAATGTAGCATAGCCCATTCCACCAAGTGCTTGATAAATGAGTTGAGATGTAATTCAGTTAAAGACTGTAGTGATGGTTCAGATGAAGCTAACTGCCCTGATCTTTCGTGTGGCAAAAGACTGGGTAATTTTTATGGGTCTTTTGCTTCCCCAGACTTATTCCGTGCAGATCACAGCCGGACAGACCTGCGCTGCACTTGGTATGTGGACACACAAGATAATCGGCATGTCCTCTTGCAGCTTGATTTACAGTTAGGGTACAATGACTATGTAAAGGTGTATGATGGCATTGGAGAGAGAGGTGATAAATTAATGCAAACTCTTTCATATCACAACAACAGGCACTTGGTGAGCGTGGAGTCCTCAAAGGGTCAGCTCACCATTTCATATCATGCCAGATCAAAGAGTACTGGCCATGGATTCAATGCAACTTATCAGGTGAAAGGTTATTGCCTTCCGTGGGAACACCCTTGTGGAAGTGATGAGGAGTGTTTCACAGATAAGCAGCATTGTGATGGTTGGTGGCACTGCCCAAATGGCAAAGATGAAGAGAACTGTCCAGCTTGCCAGAAAAATGAATACCCATGCGAAGGAAACAGTGGACTGTGTTATTCAATACTTGACCGATGTAATAACCAAAAGAACTGTCCAGATGGCTCAGATGAAAAGAACTGCTTTACATGCCAGCCAGGAAACTTTCACTGTGGCACAAATCTGTGTATCTTTGAGACTTGGCGCTGTGACGGCCAAGAAGACTGCCAGGATGGAAGCGATGAACATAATTGTCTGGTTATAGTGCCCAGAAAAGTCATCACAGCTGCTCTGATTGGGAGTCTTGTGTGTGGCTTGCTGTTGGTGATAGCACTGGGTTGTGCATTTAAACTCTACTCACTAAGGACCAGGGAATACAG AGCATTTGAAACCCAGATGACTCGTCTTGAGGCAGAGTTTGTACGACGTGAGGCTCCACCTTCCTATGGGCAGCTCATTGCACAAGGACTTATCCCGCCAGTTGAAGATTTCCCTGTTTACAATGCATCGCAA GCATCTGTGCTGCAGAACATCCGAACAGCAATGAGGAGACAGATGAGACGTCACTCATCGAGACGGAATTCATCTCGGAGGCGCTTGGGCAGACTCTGGAACAGACTGTTCCACAGGCCACGAGTGAGAGGGCAGATCCCACTCTTAACACCTGCGCACACTTCCCAAACAACGCTGGGTGATGGAATTATCAATCACACAGAAGGGAATATCCAGAATCCCTCACCTTCCCCTGAGGGACCTAATTCAGAGGCAGAGACTTATGGCCAGGCTAGAGGGCTCCAAGAAGCTGGAAGTAGCATTTTGCAGCCAGAGACTGAAGCCACAGAGCCATCACCCTCTAGTGTTTTATCTAATACTTGCATGGCTGCACAGGCAGAGCCCGAGACTGGACACAGTGACAAATCTTCAGGGGCTGAGGAGACCTCCAGCACTGAGCTTAAACAAACCAAGAGGGTGGATTCAGGAAAAGCTTTCAGAGACCCTTTGTCTGAAAGTGTTACAGAAACACTCCGTGGAGGATCGGTGTCCAGAAGGACTGTCGCAGAGAACAGTAATTTAAACAGGAGTCATCTGCTGAGTGAAGAGCCATGTAGATTACCGTTAAAAAAGTGGGAGTCCAATTACTCAGACAGCCCTATGAATGTTTGTATTCAGGTGGATGGACAGCAGCGATGTTGCCCTCATTCCTATCGGGAAGAACCTTTGGGTATTCATGCGGCTTGTTGCCATTCTGTGGAAGTGCCAATGCTAGAGTCCTCTACTCCCCTCTCAGAAATCAATACCAGTGATGATGAATCATTACTAGTTTGctaa